The following nucleotide sequence is from Anopheles stephensi strain Indian chromosome 3, UCI_ANSTEP_V1.0, whole genome shotgun sequence.
GAGAAACATGCAGCAACGCTCACGAAGCTCCGCGTTCCCTAGTACGTTTCCCCGGGTATGTGTAGATTCGAACCCGAAATAAAGAAAGTACCAATAAAGTGTCATTGATTAAAGAACGAATGTTTAGTTTATTGCTTTTGGAAATGGCGCACGCACGAACAGCAGTCTTAGGTAGGGAAAGCAATAGCGGAATGGAATTGTGTTCCTGTTACGGCATATTCCGCTTACCATTGTTAAAATGGAATGTTTTACAAGGTATTTctattaaaaacaaatcttcTCGTCGAAGGAGCCGATTTAAGGGAGGTTACTGTAGCAACGTGGTTAAAATATAATTGGTAACCCATCCTACGCTCTTGTACTGAACAGTACGGAACACCTCTAAGAACAGTCTCTTGCGTTGTACAAATCTCGCTTGTCTCGTTATGCCCGCCGTGTTATATCTGCAGCACCAGTCCCGCGCCGGAAATGTTATCACCCGCACCGACCGTTTGCTTCGCATGTTTGCAGATCAACACCGGTGCCACGCATATCTCCACCACGATCGACGGCGCATCGGGGATCCGCAGTTCGAGCGTTTCCTCCCAGCAAGAAACCGGATCGCGATTGTTAAAGGGTATCCGACGGGCGCCTGGCTCTGCCGACACGGCAAAGCTACCATCCATCTGCAGGTAAGCCGCGTCCGGATTTACGATCGTACTGGCGCACACGTGCCGGTGCGCAATGAGCGATGCCTTCGCAGCGGCATGTTTCGTATGCTGCCAGCGACTATCCTTCGCCACGATAAACGCCTGATACGCAAGCGTGTGCAGATGCATCCGGGAAAGCGGTCGACGCGTTGCTCCATCACCGGCGCTGTGCTGCTTGCGGTAGAAATCTTCGTTCAGCGTGCGAAACACGGCCCGTGCCTGATCGAGCGAGTGCGCTACCCGTGGATTACAGTCGGCCACCAGGCTGATGCGGCCCGTCCGCAACACTTGCTGCAGATTGTCCAGCTCCTGTTCGTTCATGCCGATCGAATCGCTGTACGGGAGTACCgttcgcagcagcagctgcaacagCTCCAGCTCCACGAAGCTGGCCATTTCGAAGTGAATCAGCGTGGCGGTGCGTGACTGGGCCTGCATCTGTTGCCGTACCCGGTCGAGCAGCTTTTCACGCACTCCCACCGGGTAAGCGTAATTGTCCATCATCTGCAGCCCGCTCACGATGAACAGATGGGGCTCGAAACCGGTCAGCGCTGTGTTGAATTCTTCCAGCGAGCTCAGGTACGGATTGTGGTGATCGTTGTGCAGTATGTACCGGTTGGCACGGGGCGTAACGAGATCACCCCAGCGGTCGCCGGTGTTGTACTCCAGTATCAGATGaatatcgtcgtcgtcgataaGGCTACCGGTCAGTCGAACTTCTGGCCGCAGATGCGTCTTTAACCTGTTGAGCAAGCGAAGCATGCTTAGCgcgaatcgtttttttttaagcattTGCATTACCAGCCATTACTTTGAGCTCATTTTAGCACCGAGAAGTACGTTTGCACCTTCGATTGCCATGCGCGTTCCTATGACCGGTGCATTGCCGCCCAGCGCCCAGTGATGCTGAATGGTGCTCGATTTCTTCGCTCGCTGCACCAAACTCATAAACATCTCCCTGTTTGTGGTAAATCGTctagaaagagaaaaaataggCGTTTTACATCAAGTGTTGACTTGGGCCCGTTCCATACCTACTCTGCAGCCGCACCACGTTGGAAGTAGTAGGCAAAGTTGAGCAGAAACTCGTCCTCGCTCGTAATATCGTCAAATGTGTACTCGCTCGCATTAAGAGCCTGTCCGATGCGATCGCTATATTCGAGAAAATCTATCGCCCGAACGTGCAGGTCGCTGCAGGAACCGTACCCGATCGCAACCCGTGGACCGTTGACCGGATATTCCACCTCCAGATCGCGCAGGTGTTGTAAAATGACGGTCAACCGTACCAGCTCGTTGGAGGTAAGGTACGCTTGAAACACGATTGCAAACAGCGCAGTAAAAGCGCCCAGCATGGTGGCGGTGCTAAGTAGCGAGAACATGTTGTTGCGCCactttttatgtgtgtgtttggttttataCGATTTATTACTAATTTATCAGCACtttaaaacatttcttttACAGCACGAGAATGATGGTGGTTCGTTTTTTAACCGGTTCGATCGATTTGTTGACGTTGCGGTAGCTGCGgatgcgtttgtttgtgttgtgttgttgtggttggtCGACGAAACGTCAGCTGGCCACCGTGACAGCTGGACGCTATGACAGCGGAGCGCTATAACAGCAGAGCGCTGTGATTCAAATCGTGACCCGCTTCAAATCATGGGACTTGCAGAAGTAAAATTACGAACGACGCAGACAGATTAGAACTTTGGCCCGGTAAACGTGGTGCGATTGTGACCTTACTCTTTGTGGTGCTAAAAAGTGTgaaagtgtttgaaagtgcATTTTACTACACCTTTTCTAACGCATTTGTGCCGAATTCCGTGAAACAAAACGTGGAAGTTGCTTGAAAATGGCGCAAAACGATTTGTGGATAGTGAAACTTTTAGATTTTGTGGAGGTGACCTATCTGCTTCTGGGAAGTGATCGAGAGCCgcgtgtggaaaatcgaaGCCACGAAGCCAAAACCACGCTTCAACTGATCCGTCGAAATTTCAGAGCAATCCGGAATGCAATTGATGCTGATCCGCACCTACGGGAACAGGTCCAACGTATCCGTACTAACCGCTCATCGGGTCGTGCCGATGGAGCCGATGGTACTGCCGGTTTGGTGGATGATCCAAGAGCGGCTGAAGCTGG
It contains:
- the LOC118509552 gene encoding ADP-dependent glucokinase yields the protein MFSLLSTATMLGAFTALFAIVFQAYLTSNELVRLTVILQHLRDLEVEYPVNGPRVAIGYGSCSDLHVRAIDFLEYSDRIGQALNASEYTFDDITSEDEFLLNFAYYFQRGAAAERFTTNREMFMSLVQRAKKSSTIQHHWALGGNAPVIGTRMAIEGANVLLGAKMSSKLKTHLRPEVRLTGSLIDDDDIHLILEYNTGDRWGDLVTPRANRYILHNDHHNPYLSSLEEFNTALTGFEPHLFIVSGLQMMDNYAYPVGVREKLLDRVRQQMQAQSRTATLIHFEMASFVELELLQLLLRTVLPYSDSIGMNEQELDNLQQVLRTGRISLVADCNPRVAHSLDQARAVFRTLNEDFYRKQHSAGDGATRRPLSRMHLHTLAYQAFIVAKDSRWQHTKHAAAKASLIAHRHVCASTIVNPDAAYLQMDGSFAVSAEPGARRIPFNNRDPVSCWEETLELRIPDAPSIVVEICVAPVLICKHAKQTVGAGDNISGAGLVLQI